Proteins encoded by one window of Panicum virgatum strain AP13 chromosome 7N, P.virgatum_v5, whole genome shotgun sequence:
- the LOC120680896 gene encoding uncharacterized protein LOC120680896 — MADAMGSLKQIADAALAIKNAAETVRQNKEECRAIEKLVGRVSALVTKLKETETMNAPEMDGALEDLAESLNLSLKLVKSCQKRSIMCLFCFASDLSNQLRQARDDISAKMMLGVLATNIQFTVFFTRIRNIGSTPTQTYTHR, encoded by the coding sequence ATGGCAGATGCCATGGGCAGCCTGAAGCAGATTGCTGATGCAGCGCTAGCGATCAAGAACGCAGCAGAGACGGTTCGCCAGAACAAGGAGGAGTGCCGTGCCATCGAGAAGCTCGTGGGCAGAGTCAGCGCCCTGgtgacaaagctcaaagagaCAGAAACGATGAATGCGCCGGAGATGGATGGTGCCCTGGAGGATCTTGCAGAGTCCCTCAACCTCTCGCTCAAGCTCGTCAAGAGCTGTCAGAAGAGGAGCATCATGTGTCTTTTCTGCTTTGCTAGTGACTTGTCCAACCAGCTGCGTCAGGCCCGGGATGACATATCCGCCAAAATGATGCTTGGCGTCCTCGCCACCAATATCCAATTCACCGTATTTTTCACAAGGATTCGGAACATTGGTTCAACTCCTACGCAAACATATACACACAGGTGA
- the LOC120680897 gene encoding cell number regulator 13-like, which yields MAEVVTRLGQQETITPPVQATADDATGLVQMILEAARTVRRDKSRCQQLARQVLLIGYLLAKLGSQGVMQDPRVAIPLEGLEDTLRLAYELVESCQYPESAAYRCFSVALCRSRRQAKQFRRLEEEMGDYLRLDPSVRDAGGACSIIQH from the exons ATGGCGGAGGTAGTTACCAGACTTGGGCAGCAGGAGACCATCACTCCGCCGGTGCAGGCCACGGCGGACGACGCCACTGGCCTCGTGCAGATGATCCTTGAAGCCGCGCGGACTGTTCGCCGGGACAAGTCTCGGTGCCAGCAGCTCGCGCGGCAGGTGCTGCTGATCGGCTACCTCCTGGCGAAGCTGGGTAGCCAAGGCGTGATGCAGGACCCTCGGGTCGCGATACCACTGGAGGGGTTGGAGGACACGCTCCGGCTGGCTTACGAGCTCGTGGAATCCTGCCAGTACCCGGAGAGCGCCGCCTATCGCTGCTTCTCCGTTGCCTTGTGTCGGAGCAGGCGCCAGGCCAAGCAATTCCGGAGGCTGGAGGAGGAAATGGGCGACTACCTCCGCCTAGACCCGTCCGTCCGCGATGCT GGAGGTGCATGCTCCATCATTCAACACTAA